The following coding sequences lie in one Aspergillus luchuensis IFO 4308 DNA, chromosome 8, nearly complete sequence genomic window:
- a CDS encoding RNA-binding protein (BUSCO:EOG09265DRM;~COG:S;~EggNog:ENOG410QDTF;~InterPro:IPR000504,IPR012677,IPR035979;~PFAM:PF00076;~go_function: GO:0003676 - nucleic acid binding [Evidence IEA]), translated as MGASDKKRKLAEEATSPEVKKAKREDKKEKKEKKEKKKERKVEEEVVEEVPVVEKEEKEEKKKDKKEKKDKKEKKEKKEKKEKKEKKSESEPEAMDVDETPAEKEPEAEAEPEVTKEEKKEKKEKKEKKSKKEKKKQEETNTEAQPTNGETEEPAEQEGQNKKNARFICFVGNLPYSADKESLTKHFEKITPVSVRVATQVDKPTKCRGFGFIEFDNYDRMKTCLKLYHHSMFNDGKYPPRRINVELTAGGGGNSKDRKEKIEAKNKKLFEERQRNAKEIQKEKQRLEKAEETGVDDYAHIHPSRRPRMA; from the exons ATGGGCGCAAGtgacaagaagcgcaagctcGCCGAGGAGGCTACCTCCCCCGAagtgaagaaggccaagcgtgaagacaagaaggagaagaaggaaaagaaggagaagaagaaggagcgcaaggtggaggaggaggttgttgaggaggttCCGGttgttgagaaggaggagaaggaggagaagaagaaggataagaaggagaagaaggacaagaaggagaaaaaggagaagaaagagaagaaggaaaagaaagagaagaagtccgAGTCTGAGCCCGAAGCCATGGACGTCGACGAGACACCCGCCGAGAAAGAGcccgaggctgaggctgagccCGAGgtgaccaaggaagagaagaaggaaaagaaggaaaagaaggagaagaaatccaagaaggagaagaagaagcaggaagaaaCGAATACCGAGGCGCAGCCCACCAACGGAGAGACCGAAGAGCCTGCTGAGCAGGAAGGtcagaacaagaagaatgcGCGGTTTATCTGCTTCGTCG GAAACCTCCCCTACTCCGCCGACAAAGAGTCCCTCACCAAGCACTTCGAAAAGATCACGCCCGTTTCCGTCCGCGTAGCCACCCAAGTCGACAAGCCGACCAAGTGCCGcggcttcggcttcatcgagTTCGACAACTACGATCGCATGAAGACCTGTCTGAAGCTGTACCATCACTCCATGTTCAACGATGGAAAGTACCCGCCGCGACGGATCAATGTTGAGTTGAC tgccggcggcggcggcaactCCAAGGACCGGAAAGAGAAGATCGaagccaagaacaagaagctgTTCGAGGAGAGACAGCGCAACGCCAAGGAAatccagaaggagaagcagcggTTAGAAAAGGCCGAGGAGACGGGTGTGGATGACTATGCTCATATTCATCCTAGTCGGAGGCCCCGGATGGCTTAG
- the racA gene encoding putative Rho GTPase Rac (COG:S;~EggNog:ENOG410PIRJ;~InterPro:IPR005225,IPR001806,IPR027417,IPR003578;~PFAM:PF00025,PF08477,PF00071;~go_function: GO:0003924 - GTPase activity [Evidence IEA];~go_function: GO:0005525 - GTP binding [Evidence IEA];~go_process: GO:0007264 - small GTPase mediated signal transduction [Evidence IEA]), translated as MATGPATQSLKCVVTGDGAVGKTCLLISYTTNAFPGEYIPTVFDNYTASVMVDGRPISLGLWDTAGQEDYDRLRPLSYPQTDVFLICFSIVSPPSFDNVKAKWFPEIEHHAPNVPIILVGTKLDLRDDRGTIDALRQRKMEPVSYEQALAVAKEIRAHKYLECSALTQRNLKSVFDEAIRAVLNPRPAAKPKNKKCVIL; from the exons ATGGCTACTGGTCCAGCTACTCAATCCCTCAAG TGTGTGGTGACGGGTGATGGTGCGGTAGGAAAA ACATGTCTCCTGATTTCGTACACGACCAACGCTTTCCCCGGCGAATATATCCCTACCGT ATTTGACAACTACACCGCTAGTGTGATGGTAGATGGCCGGCCGATTAGCTTGGGACTTTGGGATACTGCTGGACAGGAAGATTACGACCGTCTTCGCCCATTGTCCTACCCGCAAACCGACGTCTTCCtgatctgcttctccatcgtTAGCCCGCCGTCCTTCGACAACGTTAAAGCCAAG TGGTTCCCGGAGATTGAACACCATGCCCCCAACgtccccatcatcctggtCGGCACCAAGCTCGATCTGCGAGACGACCGTGGTACCATAGATGCGCTCCGACAGCGAAAGATGGAGCCCGTCTCCTACGAACAAGCTCTGGCTGTGGCCAAGGAAATCCGGGCACACAAGTACCTCGAATGTTCGGCCCTGACGCAGCGCAACCTGAAGAGTGTATTCGACGAGGCGATCCG CGCTGTCCTCAATCCCCGGCCTGCGGCCAAaccgaagaacaagaaatgcGTGATTCTGTAG